In Coffea eugenioides isolate CCC68of chromosome 4, Ceug_1.0, whole genome shotgun sequence, the genomic stretch GGCATAGgtaattggaaaaaatgaatgaCAGAAAAGTCCCCTAGTCTAATCCTgcctatgaagatccttatgaACATGTCAAAAAACTTCGACCCAACTGCATCAATGTCTCTGTCTTATTAATCTAAAAGTCCCCTTTTTTGGGCTCAAAATTTGCACTATAATAGACTGATCAAGTGTAGAAGACACTTAGTACAAGCGTTATACTATATATTTCAAGCAACTCACGTACTGATTAGACATACaatttaaaacagaaaaatgctGTAAAGATGCAAGTACTACATAGAATTTAACATAGAAAAAAGCAATAGTGATATAAATGATAGCATTGGGTGAAATATGCACTTAGCCGGAGGACCACCTTTGTGGCAAAAGCCAAAAGGCAGCAAAGGTCACATCTGTTATGCAAATTTTGTGCCTCACATTGGCGGTCCATTATTTGCATCTTAATTGTCTTTGGGCTTACATAGTTACGGTTTCCCAATTCTGTCGCCAGGATAATTTCCTGCTAGGCATATATAGACCATGGTccttatttcatttatttatatcGAACCTGTTGCTGAGTGTTCATGATTACGATAGGCAATGCAATTTGGTTGAAGCTCTCTATTCACAGTTTTGCTTAACTGTACCCATCCCCAAACAGAACTAGCTGCCTAAACAGAACTTCAATTACAGCTAGGTTTcatagaaaaaaatgaaaacagggGGGGAATTGACATTTTATCGAACAGGTTTTGGGCAACAGAGCTTCATTGTGTTTACCACTTCGATTTTGGAACAACATATGCGTACCCGAAGTATCTTCTAGCTTTCCCAATGTACAGCTCCGATCTTCTAATTTTACTCCCTGCCTGCCCTTCCAGATGTCTTAGCCGAGGGATATAAAGTTGAGGTTAGAAAAGATGAAAATGGTTGTTTGCGGAGATAGCTTGGATTCCTACCAACATTCTAGATTGGCCGAGATAGATTGTATGCGGAGAGGTGAGAGAgatgagaagaagaaaattttcaccaagTCTTTTTGCCGGCAAAATGAAACTTCAGAGTACTTTACCAAGTGTTTTGGAGCCAAAATAAAATGATGTCGTTTTCtgtctgcttttttttttttcatctcacATTTTTCCGAGTGTCATGATAGGTAGCCTAAaggcacattattatttttatatcatgataaaataaaaaaattatagtacATATTATTGAGTTGATTAATAAGTGTCATGATACATTTGCTATAACGACACAAACCAACAAGTGTCCTTATAGACATGTCAGGAAagaccatttttgttgtagtgtcaCTTGCTATCATCCAAATTAAACTATACAAGACTTATAGATCATATTTCAATTCAAGCTTTAGGATTATTCTTATATAGATATGTGACGctcccacctctccctagggtgaactctagggtatcagcgggacgtctgcccaactctcgtcaggactcatgCACTCGTTCAAACTTAATAAAGGATCACAAATCCCaagtataacaaaatttacactttaatgGTCTCCAATAACATACAAAAGTATACTAGCTTCCACCAAAAGTCGCTAGTCTAGAGCTTCCAACTTCCACCTTCAAagcctattaaggaaaacaaatttaaaaggatgagctaatgctcagtgaggccaagaaaactaAGCAAGAAAGCAAGTAGTACCAACCAATCAAATAACATGCTTGAAAGCAACTTTAaacatgaactttcatttaattGCACAAGTAGGAAATAACACTCATggaaggatacgggagctctcggGAGCTATTTCCACGTCTCGACCGATTTAAGTCATTTGGAGTTGACTTTCTATCAATTTAAGTCGTAACATGACAGTTGTActccacttactacctccaTCCAACATAACACCCACTCAGATTCGAAACCAAACATTCATGTagtggcgatactattcgagtataccaagcGAGATTTCAAAAGATCAACCTATATCatttcccaaggttcaccaagcttctcgaccaagctcTTACCGGCTCGAAttacaaggttagccaatgggcTGGGGCGTCCCCACAATTATAATTGatcgatgagacaacgctccaattgACTTAGAATTGTTCATGGCTCTGAGTcagtatgagaggcacctcccactcgaatagGGTGTGGTATATGCTGCCGTTCAGAGAATCaatcatagcactgagtcggtATGAGATAGGGTGTGGTAAATGCTGCCGCTTAGAGAAtcgatcatagcactgagtcggtatgagaggcacctcccacccgaaaaggatgtggtacatgctgctgctcagtgctcacgagttaaaatATGCtcgagtacaagtgcaagttatatacattcatttaacaagtatcattcaatcaagagagagagagagagagaacgagggcaataaagtacaccctcgtctcggcAAGTTCACATATcatatagcacttgtacaaatatcatttcaatcatatTAATattgaacatgcacttgacaaTCACCAAGAGccaaaagcaaaacaagagcaaagcgAGAGATCAGATAAGCTCCTCGGCGTCCTCATGACCACGTGAGACATGTGCAATCACGATTACCTAGGTATTCGACCAAGGTTAAAAGAAAAACATCTTCTTGCTATCCACTCTCAAGGTTATAAGTTCGAATCAAGTTAAAGGAGCTTTTCTCGCTAAAacattgaaataatactcaAAGAGAACTCAAGGGTCGTTTTCGATTCAAGTTTTGACAAGAACTCTTagttccaaaagaaagtaccataTTTACTTTTGGCATGAAAATCGAGAAAAGGGTAGATAGTTTTCATCTCTCAAAACTTCTAGTCTTACGCCCAAGCTTTAGAATATAAGGAGCGTTCACATTTTTTAAACTAATGGAGTTAAAATgcatcaaaactccactcatttccaTAGTATATATCAAAGCCAAAGGTTCTAAGTTTCGAGTTTAAAACTAGTgacattctccaagaattactctagttaaAACCCTCCATTTTTAGAGTTCAATCTCATGAAAATTAAGGGCATAAGATTAGGGGTTGAAATCTATTTCTCAAGTATGAAATGAGGTGCAATTAATAAGGAAAGTTAGGCAACCAAGAAAcgcatcaagagaggtttaattctttggaaaccaagattcaaaatgaaggtCTAATGTTCAAAGAGACCTTCTATCCAATcatgaaatcaaacttaaaaCGAACTAACAATCTCAAAGGAAAGTTAAAAGTTCTTTAATGAGCATTTTgcttgaaaccagaaaattccagctttgtgTGACACCACTcggaaaaatcataactcgagttctgtaagtccaaaaattggaaactttatactgttggaaactagattaaATGTAATAAAACTCTCTGGAAGACACTTTTCCCAGATTCAAATCTgaaatcattcaaatttgaGCTCAAATTCATTGTTCCAGACAGAACAaagcaaaacaggcttgcaatttcagtaaattttgaaaaattggcaaaattcatagaaatagaaTCAGTTCTTGAAATTGATACCACTGAAAGAAATCTAAGTCTAATTTTAAATGCAATAAACGAGACTCAATTTGGACCTTTCTACACCAACATACAATTGTTTTAGGAAAGCTGATTTTTGGAACCTATTTCActaaatttccagttttggaGCACTTGACACAGTTTCAAAATCTGGTCATAACTAAAgctacacaactcaaaatttagtgTGGTTTGCGGTGttaaaaactagattcaaaattctaaaaatcactagaaggaaCTGTCTTAAAATTCATTTGGTAAGATAAGTGAAAACGAGCTACAAACTGCATCTACACTTGTTTCTCAGATGAACACGGTAAGGAATATCAGTCAATTTTTCCGGTTCACTATGGCTCATAGAAAACGAACTAGAAGGTACATTTTATACCGCTGGAAAGCTctcggagtctagtttcatattccacaaatggcacttgattttgactcatGGACAACAAGTTATGGGTTGAAATGTACACACTGGTTTGGTAACCTGGTcagcaattttccagattttcttccTTACTTTAACCCAACTTTCactcaaccaattgaaatgcTTTTAAGGAGATAACTGACACACATAAAcaccaacatataacaagcattttggcaccaaaataaccacaaaatttgaaattcacaTGAATGAAATAGCCAGcagaaatttcggacagaatgctcctctctctcttcaacttttcttttcaactctCACTACCAAAACCAAGATTTCATTCACAAAAATAGCAACCAAACAAGCAATTCCTCAAGGCCACTACCTAAAAGCCACCTCAAGACATCTACCTAGTGTCAAGGTTCTtagaacccatcaacaacccaatgTTTAACTAGTTAAAACTAACTAAACTAACCATAAGttaggaggaaaaaaatgagagCTTTGGAGTGTTACCTTACTTCCAAGAGATGAAGACCAAACCACTAGTgtttaagctctaaaccaccaAGGTTCCTTCCTCCTTCAAGTCTCCCTTCAAGCTTGAGTGATAAACCAAGAAAGTGAGCAAGATTGGAGGGTGTTTTTTTGGGAGCCAAATGGAGGAAAaggaagctgaaatttttggtaAGAAATGGGGAGGAAGAGCCggccaagagaggagagaaagaaaggGTTTTGGTAGCTTTTGGAGTGAAATGACTTGATGGAAAGGTAATATGACATAAAGCCATCTTGTGTGTAAAAAGTTAACAATTGAATAGTGGgcaattagtgctcctaatcGAGTTTAAATCAACTCACTCATCTCTAATCTTTCAATCAACTTTtgttaatctactattgatcatccttaattctccaagaccaCTGCACTCTCGGACCGAATTTTGCCTCAAAAAACGTGTATTCACTAATTCTTACTAGTTGAGCCGCAGAAAAATTAACTTTTAAAACAAATGTGCTAAAATATAATTTGGGGTAATGTACAATATAATTGTaattaaaatggatgaaataactTAATTTgagcaaatgaataaataataattaaataagccagtaagtaaaataaaaaaattcgggtcctcacaaaacATAATTTTTGGTGAATAAATTAGCAATCGTTGGCTTGAACAAGGTGAAATTATTCATTGTATGATTATGTgtatttttagatgaaaagaaataaagcaaaagAAGATAGAAAACAAATTAAACATGCTATTAGTCATCTATTTGTGAGCTTGGTAATAACTTATCAATTAAAGAAAGCAAAAATGAGAAGTTGAagaatgtgtgtgtgtgtgtgtgtgagatagagagagagagagagagaacgaGTTTAAAAATCATGTCATTTTATTTAAGTTGACAAATCGTAAACGATGGATATATGGATTAATCTCAACTTGACTTCTGTTATATGAATTTTACTTCtatttgtcaaatttttgaAGATAAATGTTTCTCATAATTGGTATAGATTGCACTATCATAGTATATCTTTCACTCTATGGATgcaataattaaaagaaatatctTCTAGTTTTTATCAGTCCAAAGTTTTTATCAGTCCAAAAAACCAGGTGCCAATTCTCatctaatttttgaaaaaacttcTATTTATTTGGTCTTACATGCATTGTACTTTATACGTAGCATTTGTTTTTGATACCTAGTCATGTAATTTAAGTTatgattttaaaatatataattgtcAACCTTTCTAATGTGTTGATTATACATGCTTTTTGCACGTGTTGCATGAGTATTGATTTTAAAATACTATACAACTATCAACTCTCCATTTTCAACAAAATATATAAAGCACCATTTTAGAATTTTATAGAACATAATTGACTATCAATTTAGTGGAAGCAATAGACAATCAAATTGAAATGACAATTTTTTAGTAAAAACATGATTTAAAATAATGCAATTTTTTAATGAATCAACTGGATCATgtttgtaattattcaaaaataaGATAGATAAACATAATTTTAGACAAAATTAATCCATAAATGTATGTTGGACATCCCAACAATCCAAAAACATCTAATCTAATTAGAAGAAACCCTAATTAGAAGaaacctagaaagtagagtTTAGTTGTAGACTATACTGATCACATTctttatatatatgtttttaatGATGACAATCCAAAATTACCTATTGGGAAAATAacctgtttcatccctcacattttgtaaaaaaattcttttcatTCCTCACTTTTAAAACAAAGCAAATTTGTCCCTCACATTAAAAAATCGAAGTTTTTACATCTCAGAATTTAACTCTCAATtgtgaatcaaaccatccaacaacccaattacaaattttgggggtaGAATTGGTAGATCACACCCAAAAACATATTTTCCACAAATAAATTAAGTGACTAAAAAATCTTAATTAAAACCATTTgcttcttcaaaaacaaaatagtACGAAAGCTCTCGAGTGAGAGcaacaaaacaaaggaaaatcATCTGCATTTTTTCAACTGTAGTTCCTATTAATCTAGAGCTTATTAAAGTGTTAAACTTTAGTTAAGCTTTTTCAGTTGCTTTAATTTATTTGTTGGAAATATATTTTTGGGAGTTATCTACCAAGTTTACACCAAAATTTGTAAATGGGTAGTTGGATGATTTGATTCACAACTGAGTGTTGATTTCTATGATGtaaaagtttcaatttttaaatgtgAGAGAcgaatttgtttctttttaaaagtgagggataaaatgaatttttttttaaatgtgagggatgaaacaagtcattttccCATACCTAATCAAGTAAGGcaaagaaaaatttgttaaGATATCTTCAGAAAGTATCCGGATCCAAGAAAGACCATCATTGAAGTGGAATTATACGAGTtcagaaaaatcataaagaaTGAGgtaaagaaaaatcaaataaaaatttgttaggTCCTCAAGATAGACCCATTTTGATAATCAAAATAATTGCAGATATGGTGATATGGTGCCTGAATTGTTATGGGTATTTCCTTTGATATTTTGCAGGCAATTGGCTTTAGGATCATTGTTTTCTAACTATTATATCTTCTTCATCATATTAGCTGGAGCTGGATTGTGGGGTTTCCTCATGACACTTTTGTTGTTTATATTTTGGTTAAAAGAATATGGGAGAAAAAGATTAGTAATCTATTCCATCGTGGTGACAGCATCACGAtatgggatttttttttctttaatacaGTTATTAGTATTTTTTTCTCCTTTAAATTTATGTTTTGGAATTCACTATGTAGAAACGTAAAGATTTCTTGATGCTTTAATCTATTAGtttattttttgctaatctATTTGCGGATATTTTCTTATGCTTTTGCTTTTGTAGATCCTTACACGAATCTGACAACAGCAATTACCTATATTATGGAAGCAATAATAATCATAAAGTATGGTGCTTTTACGGTGTTGATCAGTTCATACAATTGGATCAAAGGTTCACTTGAGGGATTTAAAAAGGCACTAGCAAAATGTTTGGCTCAACATCCTTAACCCATTCATGGTAGTTTTCACAAATGTAgcaatgatcaaaatttttttaacaaacaatTAGCAAGAGAGGTAGGATTCAAGAAGTCGAGAGAGGGAAGGGGGATTAGATCAACATGTTTTGTAAAATCGAATCTTTTACTTATCTATGCATAAGTTTCTTACCGTTTTCACTGATTTGATCATATATTTTTGTGCCAGAGACTTCTCAAGTTGGAAAGCTTAACATGATAAGACGTGTCTGACAGCGGCACTATTTTTGAAAACAAATGCACCTAGAAAAAAGTTTTAGGAAAACTTTCATAAAAGATTCGAAAAAAGATTTGGGAGTTTATTGTATAATATTGATAATATAAAATTATAGCTATTgacttatgtgtatattttttttatatatgtttttatttattcatggaaaatataacaaaatatTCCTCTTACATATTCCTCATTTTTCTAATTGAAGGTATCCCTATTCTGTCCAAACGGATTGCCCCACGAGCCAACCTTGGGAATGTACTGAAGGTGTCATAAACCTTAATTTGTTTATCTGGATGAGATATACCCACATTAGACAAAGCATCAGCAACTGTGTTAGCCTCCCGATAGTAGTGCGTGAATCTAGGTGGATCATCTAATAACTGCCAAATCAGGTTGACGTATCTTTGAATTTTCCACGGACACTGAGTACGACGTTGGATGATCCCAATTAAAACCAATGAATCTGATTGTACACATATGTTTCCAAAATCGTTATGTATACAGATCTGAAGACCAATAAGAAGGGCACAAGCCTCTGCACGGAGACATGTAGTTTCTCCCAGACATGCCGAAAAACCAATCATTGGTAATCCAGTGGAATCCCGGAGTATGCCCCCACCTCCACCTATTCCTGGATTACCCTTAGCACATCCATCCATGTTAAGAGCATACCTCCCTGTCTCTTTTGTTTCACAGCGGATACCTTGATATACAACCATACCCCCAGGTACAATAGCTATTAGATTATATCTAACTGCATTGAAGTTATACGTTGGATCTTTGTTAAATCAAAACTTAAATTAATAAATGAGTTTATATGTGTTGAAAAGTTTAATTTGCATTACCGATAAGTGATAGTTCTAACCAAGTAATTAGGTTTAAATATCCAAGAAGGTTTTCAAATTATTCTTTTCATCATATGCTAATGAGGAGTACATGCATGTATTTTATATGTAAGACTTATTTGTGATATTTAGTCGTGTAACTAAATTTATGATTTGAACTGCACAATTATCAAGAGTTTTAGAGTTTGGATTGTTTGCACATGTATTGCATGTGTGTGATTTCAAAATATTATACAATTATCAACTTTCGATTTCAACAAAATATATGAAACACTATTTTAGGATATCATATATCCTAAATGACTATCAATCTTTGTGAAAAGTTTAGAAAAGTAATAGACAAGTAAATTGAATGGAGCAAAATAATTGCTTACATATAAACTAGGGCAAAGATACAAAAATTTTATAGAATTTTAATACTCTCTCCATCTCATTGTTGATATCATATTTTTACTCTTTGACTATCCCAAAATTTGAGTTCCTTTGAAAAAATCAAACCGTTTTTAAGATTACTTATTATCTACGctctttaataaaaaaaaatgataaaatcatatcaatttacaaaaaaaaaaaaaaatgtagagcCGATTATAATACAATATTTTTGCTAACTCTTATGAGAACCTTACTATACCCATCTAGTTGCAAGCACAGAAACTCTCTggttattcattttctttctgtCTGTTTTTCAAAACTACGTAAGGTTTGGGGTACAATTGATTTCAAACTAAAACAAGGTCCTCTTTCGCTCTAATTTagataaatttattttttatcttctATTGCCATTCTTTGGTAAAAGTTATTTGTATAAGGTTGAAAATTTAATTGAATGGCCTTTACAAATGGATGAGAGGAAGTTAATTAAAAAATTCTGTGTCAACATCGATTTTCTTCACATCCAACATAGCCTAAAGCCAAATTgtacaattttttctttttacttatGAATCATATAGCAATAATATTATTGAGTGTATATGTTAAACTCTTACCAAATTGATACAGTGTCTATGTAGACCAAACAGTCACCCCATGAATAATTTATTgcaattttaaaattataatgTAATGTAATATGTAAATCAATTATGTATCCATTTACTAGTTCATTCATCTTTTTATATTGGTTTCCTGCATTGTTCCAAATTCTTTTGTCCCAACTATTATTTTTGCATTTGCATTTCCACTCAACCTACTCACACATGACAGTCTTTAAAGTATGAATTGCTAGATTTACATTATTTGCATCAAATGTCAAATATCTCTTATATTTTCAACTTTCTATACTTacccatttcaaaattttcttctgaGTAACATGAATATTGGGATCTTTTTTTATACTTTCAAAATATGCTTTTTAtctatttcaattatatctaatgCATATTTTAATTGCCATGTTTTAATAATCTTTTATCTGATCAATTCCATTGTTCTCTTTAATTCCATCATTTCATTATCTCATCATAAACTTCCATGATGAGATGCCACACTGTTTCCaacatattttattttatttttaattttgataCAATCATAACATTTCAGcatataatattttttctttaaattcctTCCTTACAATTATCCATTATAAATAagattttttattcattttcatcTATAATTTTCTGATTTAGTAAGTTCatatttctttagtttatttgtCTCTTCAATTCATTATCTCTTAGTCATGTCTAGGAATTTGgcaaaaattttgagaaattttgattCTAAAAGTTAGTTGTTTGATGTAAACTAAACCTCTTTTTTTGTGGGATTAGCGtctgaatttattttttttaaaaagttgcATATAGTTGTTTTTGAACTAATATATTTACTTCCTTTGGTTTTAGATTTAAGTAATAATGAGAAGTTAATTACATCAGTAATAGGAACAACTGCATATTGCTATTTTTACTCTACTGGTTTAGTTGACCTATTAAATAACATAATCAATCTTAATAAAGTTAGTAGCTATATCCGGCATGGATAACATCATTGTTAGGTTGCACATTGACAAGAAATTCACCTGCAGCCATGTCTATCAAACACTTGCTAGTGTTCTTCTTAGTTGTGGCACTCATCACCAATTCAAAAGCTCGACCTGAGCCAAATACTGATTCCGACAATTCACATGAATTTTCAGAATCTGATGATGAACTGTGGCTAGATCCTTCAGAAGAAGGGTCTAATGACGGGCAGTTTAATCTTGATTCATTAGAGCCACCAGCCGCAGATGCACCAAGACCACATGACCACCACCACCATGGCCGCCGCCACCACCACCACGGCCACCGCCATCATGGTCACAAACACCACGGCCACAAAGGCCACCCTCCAAAACCTTCACCATCACCCGTAACAACACCAGTGCCTCCATCAGTACAAGGACCATCAGGTCCATCACCCTGGGGGGTCCAGCCACCGACTCCGGTGGGAGGATCAGATGCAGCACCATCTCCTTATGCAGGAATAGCAAATCCGCCGGCGGGAGCACCGTCATCACAAGGACCAGCAGAATCATTCATTTTCGGATGATCAAATATTTAGCGCTGTAACTGTACAACGTTGTTCTCATGTCTAAATAAATTCTAGTCTCAAAATAACAGAGAactttttttaccaaaaataaaataaaaaaaataaaaaataaaaaacatgaTTGTTAGGTTGTGACATATTTCAAGTTTCCATTGGTATTTTAGTTGTCTTGAACAACTTCAAAACAGTGTTTAAACAAGATTATCCTAAATCAAAATATAATAACAAGATGTACATTTTGCTTGTTACAGTCAAAATTGTTTTACTTTTGATTGCTAAAACTTTGTGTTATGCCTATAGGTCTAGAAACTTAAAAAATCATAGTACAAGTGAACAAGACCTATTGCTATTAGTTTCGAACAAAAGACTACTAGAAATAGTTAAGAATTATTAAGATACGTGTAACATCATTCACACTAACTTCACTATGAAATATGATCCAAATAGCAATGCAAGTAGGATTACTTGGAGAAAGTAATACGAGGCAATTGATATAGacataaaaattatattaaattcTATTTTATTCAGTGTACTATGAAATTGACATTGGTGATATATGAAATCAATATCACTTTGGAGATTTGTAATTTTAATCGAATTTGAGATTGTGATTTGTAATATTAAGGACTTATTTTGCATATTTCTTCAACTAGtttgtaaaattaattaatttagttatttttctttttgttgtttatGGTTATAggatttttttaaagaaaatatatatactcaattgaaaatttcacaagaaACTGACAATTCAAATTGCTTGTTGGGATCTTGGTGAATCTATAATACTCTATTACTTTTTCTAAAATTCTTCTTGTTATCATTGTCCATCTAAAAACTTATGCTAGGCATATCAATAACGATGGTTACGCGACCAATGTTGTGAGGGCCCgtaaatttctcttattttatattcttttattttattttctctcatACATTTTCTTCACTATACCCTATGATATTGATTTTtctagagattttataagtgaatagagtttttaaatcattttcctgatataagttagttcatgttaagtttggagtgtatattggacgtgggacccactagtgcatttagtgagagaaattcggccaattaggttaagtttttcACAAAGGAATTAAagtactaggtgttaggagataattagaggttacctagatagattaaccattggaagaaagaagataagtttgaaccattaaaagtgccatgtgtcgcgacccgattggatGGTGGACTTGACCAACTTTtcttcacctttactaaatacaaaatttgaccaagatcatcttcatttttgcttgagttggccgaacctcctagaggaagaaacaagagaaaCTTGTCAACCTCAACTTCAATtccttgcttcaatcttgatttCCAACCATTGAAATTGTAgattactccatcaaagttgcttactaaggaggattaaagcttctagtggagggatttgtgaaaggaaaagcctaagttatcatctttcttgaggtgtcaatgtactttgcttacaaacttcctctttgttcatgctaatgccaaattagtgacttgtggtggttaaataggttgttttatggaagatttcatgaatTAAAGTGGAGTTatataaatttctgatttttttggggatttttctgttttcatatgatgggTATGATTGGCTTTGGATTGAtagctctaaattgtgttaaatggagccGTTGTGCATTAATTgcggttgtttgcggaaaattttagaatttgtgcggaaatttcagttttagggttcaaatctgccctgttttgaCCAGCTTTATTcgtgcatgttagaggccgaattaggtttaggttaaaacatgaaagttgtagaaa encodes the following:
- the LOC113769301 gene encoding histidine-rich glycoprotein-like — its product is MSIKHLLVFFLVVALITNSKARPEPNTDSDNSHEFSESDDELWLDPSEEGSNDGQFNLDSLEPPAADAPRPHDHHHHGRRHHHHGHRHHGHKHHGHKGHPPKPSPSPVTTPVPPSVQGPSGPSPWGVQPPTPVGGSDAAPSPYAGIANPPAGAPSSQGPAESFIFG